In Scyliorhinus canicula chromosome 8, sScyCan1.1, whole genome shotgun sequence, one DNA window encodes the following:
- the LOC119969999 gene encoding testis-expressed protein 43-like → MSSSRVDAATNTKPKTCDIVHIPIFSDLHPCIPRRYVMPWKQDMKNRRLILHHQKLSEIPNDEGEESLFLEKRERLCHGEDRLCLHDQMNQLTPGNILHIPISSHLSRYGSTIVRRWGRSRT, encoded by the exons ATGAGCTCTTCAAGGGTCGATGCTGcaaccaacaccaaacccaaaac ttgTGACATCGTTCATATCCCAATTTTCTCGGACCTCCATCCTTGTATTCCAAGACGCTATGTAATGCCATGGAAACAGGATATGAAAAACAGGAGACTCATTTTACAT CATCAAAAACTAAGTGAAATACCCAATGATGAAGGAGAGGAAAGCTTATTCTTGGAAAAACGTGAACGGCTTTGCCATGGAGAGGACAGACTCTGCCTCCATGATCAAATGAACCAACTGACCCCAGGCAATATCCTTCATATTCCTATATCCTCCCATCTCTCCAGGTACGGGAGCACTATTGTACGTCGTTGGGGCAGATCTCGCACCTAG